In a single window of the Nicotiana tomentosiformis chromosome 10, ASM39032v3, whole genome shotgun sequence genome:
- the LOC117278598 gene encoding uncharacterized protein, which yields MGGKVLLTSSVRRREKTMIRKIKNHWEYMKGEWTLFKQLMRGETCLGCDAMKNTITADDDWWERKIKENTKYKKFRNKDLSLIWFRYDALFADVVATGERARATNQEQSSGIGLNLDEEGINVIDDCDKEHFIHLNDEMSDASDDLQNINSVMFPEPSLKRQKSTDGVSTSSQVRKSKKKQLQH from the exons ATGGGTGGAAAAGTATTGTTGACGAGTTCCGTAAGAAGACGGGAAAAGACTatgataagaaaaataaaaaatcattggGAGTACATGAAAGGCGAATGGACACTTTTTAAGCAGTTGATGAGAGGGGAGACATGTTTAGGATGTGATGCCATGAAAAATACGATTACGGCAGATGATGATTGGTGGGAGCGAAAAATTAAG GAGAATACAAAATATAAGAAATTTAGGAACAAAGATCTTTCGCTCATATGGTTTCGCTACGATGCATTGTTTGCTGATGTTGTTGCCACAGGAGAAAGAGCACGTGCAACAAATCAAGAACAATCATCTGGCATTGGACTTAATCTTGATGAAGAAGGAATaaatgttattgatgattgtgacAAAGAACACTTTATTCATCTTAATGATGAAATGAGTGATGCAAGTGATGATCTACAAAATATAAATTCTGTTATGTTTCCAGAGCCATCACTAAAAAGACAAAAATCAACTGATGGTGTTAGCACCAGTAGTCAAGTACGAAAGAGTAAGAAAAAACAGCTGCAACATTAA